The Flavobacterium psychrophilum genome includes a region encoding these proteins:
- a CDS encoding UDP-3-O-(3-hydroxymyristoyl) glucosamine N-acyltransferase, with protein MKFTAEQIAGILEGDVVGNPQAEVYKLAKIEEGIEGSLTFLANPKYLQYIYSTKATITIVNRTFEPEGDIATTLIKVDDAYASFSKLLEYYNQVKLMKSGIEQPSVISENVTYGENLYLGSFCYIGKNVKIGENVKIYPNTFVGDNVTIGDNTILFAGVRIYSETEIGSGCTIHSGSIIGSDGFGFVPNEENVYSKIPQIGNVIIEDNVDIGSCTTIDRATLGSTIIKKGVKLDNQIQIAHNVVIGENTVIASQTGVAGSTKIGNNCIIGGQVGIVGHITIGNGVRIQAQSGVGKSIPDGEIIQGSPALGYSDFNKSYVHFRNFPKIVADIDELKQQIKQYK; from the coding sequence ATGAAATTTACAGCAGAACAAATAGCAGGCATACTGGAAGGCGATGTTGTGGGCAATCCACAAGCCGAAGTATATAAGCTGGCCAAAATAGAGGAAGGAATTGAAGGATCTCTTACTTTTTTAGCCAATCCTAAATACCTGCAATACATATACTCCACAAAAGCTACAATCACGATAGTTAACAGGACATTTGAACCTGAAGGCGATATTGCTACTACCTTAATTAAGGTTGATGACGCTTATGCATCATTTTCTAAGCTTCTTGAATACTATAATCAGGTTAAGCTTATGAAGTCGGGTATTGAGCAGCCATCTGTTATATCTGAGAATGTTACCTATGGTGAAAATCTATATCTTGGTAGTTTTTGTTATATAGGCAAGAATGTTAAGATTGGAGAAAACGTAAAAATATACCCTAACACTTTTGTTGGTGATAATGTGACTATTGGCGACAACACGATATTATTTGCGGGTGTTCGTATATACTCTGAAACAGAAATTGGTAGTGGATGTACAATACATTCCGGATCAATCATTGGCTCAGATGGTTTTGGATTCGTTCCAAATGAAGAAAATGTATATAGTAAAATACCTCAGATAGGTAATGTAATTATAGAAGACAATGTAGATATAGGTTCTTGTACTACAATAGACAGGGCTACATTGGGTTCTACAATCATAAAAAAAGGAGTTAAGCTTGACAATCAGATACAAATTGCCCATAATGTGGTGATTGGTGAGAATACTGTCATTGCATCGCAGACCGGTGTTGCCGGATCAACTAAAATTGGCAACAATTGTATTATAGGTGGTCAGGTAGGTATCGTTGGGCATATCACAATAGGTAATGGAGTTCGCATACAAGCTCAGTCAGGTGTGGGTAAAAGCATCCCGGATGGAGAGATTATACAGGGAAGTCCTGCATTAGGATATTCCGACTTCAATAAGTCATATGTTCATTTTAGGAATTTCCCTAAGATCGTAGCAGACATAGATGAACTAAAGCAACAAATCAAACAATATAAATAA
- a CDS encoding phosphohydrolase, with product MGEINKLKILNDPIYGFITITNPLIYDLIQHPYFQRLRRISQMGMSSLVYPGAHHTRFHHALGCMHIMQKTIQVLKFKGTDISAEEETALNIAILLHDIGHGPFSHAMEHSIAEDVHHEAISLLFMNKLNEIFEGKLTLAIQIFKGEYHRHFMLQLISSQLDMDRMDYLKRDSFYSGVAEGNINSERLIQMFDVQDDMLVIEEKGIYSVEKFLVARRLMYWQAYLHKTSVAAELIMTKILKRAKELTQQGVHIPASDPLLFFMQNKVTLEDFNDDVLTQFSYLDDFDIMSAVKAWQFNDDFVLSELSKMIINRDLLKIRMRSEKVGKDEVSDLIKRFVEMTGLNEKEAEYFVFKGKIKNQAYNKTGEPIHILKKDRTIEDVVEASDQLNLKALSKPVTKYYLCFPKVLLEKAAI from the coding sequence GTGGGCGAAATAAACAAGCTTAAGATTCTTAATGACCCAATTTATGGGTTTATCACTATAACTAATCCGCTGATATACGATCTTATACAGCATCCTTACTTTCAAAGATTACGCCGTATTTCACAAATGGGTATGTCGTCTTTGGTATATCCCGGAGCACATCATACACGTTTCCACCATGCCTTAGGCTGTATGCATATAATGCAGAAAACAATACAGGTTTTAAAATTTAAAGGTACAGATATAAGTGCTGAAGAAGAAACAGCATTAAATATTGCGATATTACTTCATGACATCGGTCATGGTCCTTTTTCACATGCTATGGAACATAGTATTGCAGAAGATGTACACCACGAAGCCATTTCGTTATTGTTTATGAATAAGCTTAATGAAATATTTGAAGGTAAACTTACGCTTGCCATTCAGATATTTAAGGGAGAATACCATCGCCACTTTATGTTGCAGTTAATTTCAAGTCAGCTTGATATGGATAGAATGGATTACCTTAAACGTGATAGTTTTTATTCGGGAGTTGCAGAAGGAAATATAAATTCTGAACGTTTAATACAGATGTTTGATGTTCAGGATGATATGCTTGTTATTGAAGAAAAAGGCATATATTCTGTAGAGAAATTTCTAGTTGCCAGAAGATTGATGTATTGGCAGGCATACTTGCATAAAACAAGTGTTGCTGCAGAACTTATAATGACAAAAATACTTAAGCGCGCTAAAGAGCTTACACAACAGGGAGTGCATATACCGGCAAGTGATCCGTTGCTGTTTTTTATGCAAAACAAAGTTACACTTGAAGATTTTAATGATGATGTGCTTACCCAATTTTCATACCTAGACGATTTTGATATTATGAGCGCTGTAAAAGCGTGGCAGTTTAATGATGATTTTGTGCTTAGCGAATTAAGCAAGATGATTATTAATCGCGACCTTCTTAAAATAAGAATGCGTTCTGAAAAAGTAGGTAAAGATGAAGTTTCAGACCTTATAAAACGTTTCGTGGAAATGACAGGTTTAAACGAAAAAGAAGCTGAATATTTTGTTTTTAAGGGTAAAATTAAGAATCAGGCATACAATAAAACCGGCGAACCTATACATATATTAAAGAAAGACCGTACTATAGAAGACGTTGTTGAAGCGTCTGATCAGTTAAATTTAAAGGCTTTATCTAAACCCGTAACTAAGTATTACCTGTGTTTTCCAAAAGTGCTTTTGGAAAAAGCAGCAATTTAA
- a CDS encoding alanine dehydrogenase — protein MSLSLTPFTKQQLLPQEEKLEVERQRTELFIGIPKETSYQERRICLTPDAVNSLTAHGHRVMIEAGAGMSSSYTDKEYSEAGAEITQDTKKVFGCPVILKVEPPSVKEIEMMNHQTLLISAIQLKTQKKEYFEALAAKKITALAFEFIKDEDGSYPAVKSLSEIAGTASVLIAAELMINQKIGKGLLMGNITGVPPTEVVIIGAGTVAEFAAKTALGLGASVKVFDNSINKLRRLQNNLNQRIFTSTIQEKSLLKALMRCDVAIGAMKGKNRTPIIVSETMVEHMKKGAVIIDVCIDTGGCFETSEVTTHEKPTFVKNNVIHYCVPNIPSRYSKTASISISNIISPFLLQMADDGGIESSIRCNPGLKHGIYCYHGVLTNRSIGDWFSLTYRDINLFLL, from the coding sequence ATGTCATTGTCTTTAACACCTTTTACAAAACAGCAGCTATTGCCGCAAGAAGAGAAACTTGAAGTAGAGCGCCAAAGAACTGAACTTTTTATTGGGATACCAAAAGAAACATCCTACCAGGAACGAAGGATATGCCTTACGCCTGATGCTGTGAATTCGCTTACCGCTCATGGCCATCGTGTTATGATTGAAGCAGGTGCAGGCATGAGTTCCAGTTATACGGATAAAGAATATAGCGAAGCCGGTGCAGAAATAACGCAGGATACAAAAAAAGTGTTTGGATGCCCTGTGATTCTTAAGGTTGAACCGCCATCGGTTAAGGAGATTGAAATGATGAACCATCAGACACTCCTAATATCTGCAATACAGTTAAAAACACAAAAAAAAGAATATTTTGAAGCGTTAGCTGCTAAAAAAATTACAGCCCTTGCTTTTGAATTTATCAAAGATGAAGACGGCTCATACCCTGCTGTAAAATCACTTAGTGAGATTGCAGGGACAGCTTCGGTACTTATTGCAGCTGAACTGATGATAAATCAGAAAATCGGTAAAGGCCTGTTAATGGGAAACATTACAGGTGTTCCGCCGACGGAAGTTGTTATAATTGGCGCAGGTACGGTAGCCGAGTTTGCCGCTAAAACGGCACTTGGATTAGGTGCCAGTGTAAAAGTATTTGATAATTCTATCAACAAACTACGCAGGCTGCAAAACAATCTCAACCAACGTATATTTACATCAACTATTCAGGAGAAATCTTTACTAAAAGCGCTTATGCGTTGTGACGTTGCCATTGGTGCTATGAAAGGCAAGAACCGTACACCGATTATTGTGAGCGAAACTATGGTAGAGCACATGAAAAAAGGTGCTGTTATTATAGATGTGTGTATTGATACGGGAGGTTGCTTTGAAACATCTGAAGTTACAACACATGAAAAGCCTACATTCGTGAAGAACAATGTTATCCACTATTGTGTACCAAATATACCGTCACGTTATTCTAAAACGGCATCAATATCTATCAGTAATATAATAAGTCCGTTTTTACTGCAAATGGCTGATGATGGCGGAATTGAGAGTTCTATACGTTGTAACCCGGGTCTAAAACATGGTATTTACTGTTACCATGGCGTATTAACCAATCGTTCTATTGGCGACTGGTTCTCATTAACGTACAGGGATATTAACCTATTCTTGTTATAA
- a CDS encoding chemotaxis protein CheY gives MNEIKILWVDDEIDMLKPHILFLEKKNYKVTTANNGQDGLDLFEQENFDIVFLDENMPGLSGLETLTMMKEKKSSVPVIMITKSEEEYIMEDAIGSKIADYLIKPVNPNQILLSLKKNLDHSRLVSSKTTLDYQKEFRKIAIDMGMVNSWEEWIDMYKRLIFWELELENIEDQSMVEILESQKVEANSQFGKFIEKNYEDWFDPKEKDKPVLSHNLFRELVVPELKKKEPILFVVIDNLRYDQWKAFESVVSNHYKLEKEAPFYSILPTATQYARNAIFSGLTPLEMEKKYPQYWKNDVEEGGKNLFEAEFLTEQLRRLGLTSLKQEYYKITNFKDGKKLVDNFKGLKDNDLTTIVYNFVDMLSHAKTEMDVVKELASNDKAYRSLTLSWFRNSPLLEMIQQAQQMGMKLILTTDHGTINVKNPSKVIGDKNTSLNLRYKTGRSLTFEDRDVFHVKDPKSVELPTINMSSSFIFAKNDYFLAYVNNYNHYVSYYRNSYQHGGISLEEMIIPFLVFNPK, from the coding sequence ATGAATGAGATTAAGATACTTTGGGTTGATGATGAAATAGATATGCTAAAGCCTCATATCCTTTTCTTAGAAAAGAAAAATTATAAGGTTACTACAGCCAATAATGGACAGGATGGTTTAGACCTATTTGAACAGGAAAATTTTGATATTGTTTTCCTTGATGAAAATATGCCCGGCCTTAGCGGACTGGAGACCCTGACCATGATGAAAGAGAAAAAATCTTCCGTACCGGTAATAATGATTACCAAAAGTGAAGAAGAATATATAATGGAAGATGCTATCGGTTCTAAAATTGCCGATTATCTTATTAAGCCGGTAAATCCTAACCAGATATTACTATCCTTAAAAAAGAACCTTGATCATTCAAGGCTTGTATCTTCTAAGACTACATTAGATTATCAAAAAGAGTTTCGTAAGATAGCCATCGATATGGGTATGGTTAATTCATGGGAAGAATGGATTGACATGTACAAGAGACTTATTTTTTGGGAACTTGAACTTGAAAATATTGAAGACCAGAGCATGGTTGAAATATTAGAATCTCAGAAGGTCGAGGCAAATTCTCAGTTTGGTAAATTTATTGAGAAAAACTACGAAGACTGGTTTGATCCTAAAGAAAAGGATAAACCTGTGCTTTCGCATAATCTTTTTAGGGAACTTGTAGTTCCGGAACTTAAAAAGAAAGAGCCTATTCTTTTTGTAGTAATCGATAACCTTCGATACGATCAATGGAAAGCTTTTGAAAGCGTAGTAAGTAACCACTATAAGCTCGAAAAAGAAGCTCCATTCTACTCTATCCTTCCTACTGCAACGCAATATGCACGTAATGCAATATTTTCCGGGCTCACGCCTTTAGAAATGGAAAAGAAATACCCTCAATACTGGAAGAATGATGTTGAAGAAGGTGGTAAAAATCTGTTTGAAGCGGAGTTTTTAACTGAGCAGCTTCGCCGACTTGGATTAACTAGTCTTAAGCAGGAATATTATAAAATTACCAACTTTAAAGATGGTAAAAAACTTGTCGATAACTTTAAAGGACTTAAGGACAACGACCTTACTACAATAGTTTACAATTTTGTGGATATGCTTTCGCATGCAAAAACAGAAATGGATGTGGTAAAAGAGCTGGCATCTAATGATAAGGCGTATCGTTCGCTTACTCTGAGCTGGTTCCGTAATTCGCCATTACTGGAAATGATTCAACAGGCACAGCAAATGGGTATGAAACTAATTCTTACTACAGACCACGGTACTATTAACGTTAAGAATCCGAGTAAAGTTATTGGTGATAAAAACACAAGTTTAAATTTACGCTACAAGACAGGCCGAAGTCTAACTTTTGAAGACCGTGATGTTTTCCACGTAAAAGACCCTAAAAGCGTTGAATTACCTACTATAAACATGAGTAGTTCGTTTATCTTTGCAAAAAATGATTACTTCCTTGCGTACGTAAACAATTACAATCATTACGTAAGCTATTACAGAAACAGTTATCAGCATGGTGGTATATCGCTTGAAGAAATGATTATTCCTTTCTTAGTATTCAACCCTAAATAA
- a CDS encoding elongation factor P: MASTSDIRNGLCIKFNHDIYKIIEFLHVKPGKGPAFVRTKLKSLTNGKVLDNTFSAGHKIDDVRVETHKFQFLYPEGDQYHFMHVETYEQISLHKDILDAPDLLKEGEMVMVIWNTETDAPLSVDMPASVVLEVTYAEPGVKGNTATNATKPAKVETGANVNVPLFINEGDKIKIDTATGQYMERVKE, encoded by the coding sequence ATGGCAAGTACCTCAGATATCAGAAACGGATTATGTATTAAGTTTAACCACGATATATATAAAATTATTGAATTCCTTCACGTTAAACCAGGTAAAGGCCCGGCTTTCGTAAGAACAAAACTTAAAAGTCTTACCAATGGTAAAGTATTAGACAATACTTTTTCTGCAGGACACAAAATTGATGATGTAAGGGTTGAAACCCACAAATTCCAGTTTTTATATCCTGAAGGAGACCAGTACCACTTCATGCATGTTGAAACTTATGAGCAAATATCGCTGCATAAAGATATCCTTGATGCTCCCGATCTTTTAAAAGAAGGCGAAATGGTAATGGTTATCTGGAATACTGAAACTGATGCGCCTCTATCTGTAGATATGCCAGCTTCTGTAGTTCTTGAAGTTACTTATGCTGAGCCAGGTGTTAAAGGTAATACTGCAACAAATGCTACAAAGCCTGCGAAAGTTGAGACAGGTGCAAATGTAAACGTACCATTATTCATCAACGAAGGTGATAAAATTAAAATTGATACCGCTACAGGTCAGTACATGGAGCGTGTAAAAGAATAG
- a CDS encoding acyl-ACP--UDP-N- acetylglucosamine O-acyltransferase gives MNQPLAYVHPGAKIAKNVVIEPFTTIHNNVEIGEGTWIGSNVTIMEGARIGKNCNIFPGAVISAVPQDLKFGGEDSLAIIGDNCTIRECVTINRGTVASGQTVIGKNCLIMAAAHVAHDCHIGDNAIIVNGVLLGGHVTIGNYAIIGGLSAVHQFISVGDHAMISGGSLLRKDVPPYTKAAKEPLSYVGINSVGLRRRGFTPEKIREIQEIYRILYQKNYNTTQALSLIEAEMEATPERDEIIMFIRNSSRGVMKGYTGIYN, from the coding sequence ATGAATCAACCGTTAGCATACGTACATCCGGGCGCAAAAATCGCTAAAAACGTAGTGATTGAGCCTTTTACCACTATCCACAATAATGTTGAGATAGGGGAAGGAACCTGGATAGGTTCTAATGTCACGATTATGGAAGGTGCCAGAATTGGCAAAAACTGTAATATTTTTCCGGGAGCAGTAATTTCAGCTGTACCTCAGGATTTAAAATTTGGAGGTGAAGATTCACTTGCAATAATAGGAGATAACTGCACTATAAGAGAGTGTGTTACAATAAATAGGGGAACAGTTGCTTCAGGTCAGACTGTTATCGGTAAGAACTGTCTTATTATGGCAGCAGCACACGTTGCTCACGATTGCCATATTGGAGATAATGCTATTATCGTAAACGGTGTTTTACTTGGCGGACACGTTACTATTGGTAACTACGCTATCATCGGAGGTCTTTCTGCGGTTCACCAGTTTATTAGTGTTGGAGATCACGCAATGATTTCCGGAGGGTCACTTTTAAGAAAAGACGTGCCTCCGTACACTAAAGCAGCTAAAGAACCATTGTCTTATGTTGGCATCAACTCTGTAGGACTTAGAAGAAGAGGCTTCACTCCTGAAAAAATAAGAGAAATACAAGAAATATATAGAATACTATATCAAAAAAATTACAATACAACTCAGGCATTAAGTTTAATTGAAGCTGAAATGGAAGCTACTCCTGAACGTGACGAGATTATCATGTTTATCAGAAATTCATCAAGAGGTGTAATGAAAGGATATACAGGTATTTATAACTAA
- a CDS encoding pseudouridine synthase — MTYFSDSVIKRITAPEKFTFPFFYEPHELTKIAATELQHYLETQTDLDHNFGLVKDQQGLVIGKMFGVLIIEDAKGKLGYLSAFSGKLAGSNTHTRFVPPVFDMLVENSFFLKEQYILNDINDQVNEIESDEKYIKLKEDLKQFSQQSVQEIEAFKKRLKSNKDNRKHLREEQKNVLSQKDYTAFEAYLIQHSLHYKHQFKVLTDTWKQRIDEIKSAMETYDETIEALKKERREKSAALQHQLFEQYAFLNKDSKTKSLHAIFSDTVFGKPPAAAGECATPKLLQYAFLNGLRPVAMAEFWWGAPPKSEIRKHRQFYPACTGKCKPILEHMLEGIPVDDNPLLINQGEDRKLEIVYEDDSFVVVNKPAELLSVPGIQIQDSVYTRLKAAFVNIEPLIIHRLDMATSGLLVVAKTKEVHKNIQKQFLKRTVNKRYTALLSKIINKQEGEITLPLRGDLDNRPRQLVCVKFGKKAITKWKVIETKETTTKVHFWPLTGRTHQLRMHAAHELGLNAPIVGDDLYGTSDERLYLHAAYLEFTHPVTSEKLAFEVLEDF; from the coding sequence ATTACATATTTTTCAGATAGCGTTATTAAAAGAATAACTGCTCCTGAAAAATTTACTTTTCCATTTTTTTATGAGCCCCATGAGTTAACTAAAATTGCAGCCACTGAACTGCAGCATTATTTAGAAACTCAAACGGATCTTGATCATAATTTTGGACTTGTAAAAGATCAGCAGGGACTTGTAATCGGAAAAATGTTTGGTGTTTTGATTATTGAAGATGCAAAAGGTAAATTAGGTTATTTATCTGCATTTTCAGGAAAACTCGCGGGTTCTAATACCCATACCAGGTTTGTTCCGCCCGTTTTTGACATGTTAGTTGAAAACAGTTTCTTTTTGAAGGAGCAATACATTCTGAATGACATAAATGATCAGGTTAACGAAATTGAATCTGATGAAAAATACATTAAACTAAAGGAGGATCTTAAACAATTTTCTCAACAATCGGTTCAGGAAATAGAAGCATTCAAAAAACGCTTAAAAAGTAATAAAGACAATCGTAAACATCTTCGCGAAGAACAAAAAAATGTATTAAGCCAAAAAGATTATACAGCCTTTGAAGCTTATTTAATTCAGCACAGCTTACATTATAAACATCAATTCAAAGTTTTAACTGACACTTGGAAGCAACGTATAGACGAAATTAAATCGGCTATGGAGACGTATGATGAAACAATAGAAGCACTAAAAAAGGAACGCAGAGAAAAGTCGGCTGCTTTACAACACCAGCTTTTTGAGCAATATGCATTTCTGAATAAAGATAGTAAAACAAAGAGCCTACACGCAATTTTTAGTGACACTGTGTTTGGAAAGCCACCTGCCGCCGCAGGTGAATGTGCAACACCAAAACTATTACAATACGCCTTTTTAAACGGATTGAGGCCGGTTGCTATGGCAGAATTCTGGTGGGGAGCACCTCCTAAATCAGAAATCAGAAAACATAGACAATTTTATCCCGCATGTACCGGAAAATGCAAACCCATCCTGGAGCATATGCTGGAAGGAATTCCCGTAGATGATAATCCACTTCTAATTAATCAGGGAGAAGACAGGAAACTGGAAATTGTTTACGAAGATGATAGTTTTGTAGTAGTAAATAAACCTGCCGAATTACTTTCCGTACCCGGAATTCAAATACAGGATTCTGTTTACACACGCTTAAAGGCTGCGTTTGTCAATATAGAACCTCTTATAATACATCGACTTGATATGGCTACCTCAGGGTTATTAGTAGTCGCTAAAACGAAAGAAGTACACAAAAATATACAGAAGCAGTTTTTGAAGCGGACTGTTAATAAACGCTATACCGCGTTACTCTCAAAAATTATTAATAAACAAGAAGGAGAAATTACCCTACCGTTACGAGGCGACCTGGATAACAGGCCGAGGCAACTTGTTTGTGTTAAATTCGGAAAAAAAGCGATAACAAAATGGAAGGTTATTGAAACAAAAGAGACTACTACAAAGGTTCACTTTTGGCCGCTTACCGGAAGAACACACCAGTTACGTATGCACGCAGCTCATGAGTTAGGACTTAATGCGCCCATCGTAGGAGATGACCTGTATGGCACTTCGGATGAAAGACTGTACCTTCATGCAGCGTATCTCGAATTTACACATCCTGTAACTAGCGAAAAACTTGCTTTCGAGGTACTTGAAGATTTTTAA
- a CDS encoding hydroxymyristoyl-ACP dehydratase (catalyzes the zinc dependent deacetylation of UDP-(3-O-acyl)-N-acetylglucosamine to UDP-3-O-(3-hydroxytetradecanoyl)-glucosamine in the second step of lipid A biosynthesis and catalyzes the dehydration of beta-hydroxyacyl-ACP to trans-2-acyl-ACP in fatty acid biosynthesis) produces MVKQTTIKSEISLKGVGLHTGKEVTMTFKPAPVNNGYTFVRVDLEGQPIVEADANYVVNTQRGTNLEKKGVKIQTSEHVLAAFVGCDVDNVIIELDASEPPIMDGSSKFFVEAIESVGVEEQNAERKVYVVKEVISYTDEATGSEIIVMPADDYQVTAMVDFGTKVLGTQNATLKNMTDFKEEIASSRTFSFLHELEALLNNGLIKGGDLNNAIVYVDKEISPETMESLKVAFGKDSITVKPNGILDNLTLHYPNEAARHKLLDVIGDLALIGTRIKGKVIANKPGHFVNTQFAKKMSKIIKIEERNQVPVYDLHKEPLMDVNKIMSMLPHRPPFLLVDKILEMSDNHVVGLKNVTMNESFFVGHFPGAPVMPGVLIVEAMAQCGGILVLSSVPDPDNYLTYFMKMDNVKFKNKVLPGDTLVFKCDLISPIRRGICHMQANAYANGKLVAEAELMAQIVKNS; encoded by the coding sequence ATGGTTAAACAAACCACAATCAAAAGTGAGATTTCATTAAAAGGAGTTGGCCTGCATACAGGAAAAGAGGTTACTATGACCTTTAAACCTGCTCCTGTTAATAATGGCTATACTTTTGTAAGGGTAGATTTAGAAGGACAACCCATTGTCGAGGCTGATGCTAATTATGTAGTTAACACCCAAAGAGGAACTAACCTTGAGAAAAAAGGAGTTAAAATTCAAACGTCAGAACACGTTCTTGCAGCATTTGTAGGATGCGATGTAGACAACGTAATTATAGAACTTGATGCATCTGAGCCTCCAATTATGGATGGGTCTTCCAAATTTTTTGTGGAAGCTATTGAATCAGTAGGTGTGGAAGAGCAGAATGCAGAGCGTAAAGTTTATGTGGTTAAAGAGGTAATCTCTTATACTGATGAAGCTACGGGCAGTGAAATTATTGTTATGCCTGCAGACGACTATCAGGTAACTGCAATGGTAGACTTTGGAACTAAAGTATTAGGCACGCAAAATGCTACACTTAAAAATATGACCGATTTTAAAGAAGAAATCGCTTCATCACGTACTTTTAGTTTCCTTCATGAACTTGAAGCACTTTTAAATAATGGGCTTATTAAAGGAGGAGACCTTAATAATGCTATTGTTTATGTAGATAAAGAAATATCTCCTGAAACAATGGAAAGCCTTAAAGTTGCTTTTGGTAAAGACAGTATTACTGTTAAACCAAATGGTATTCTTGATAACCTTACGCTTCATTATCCCAACGAAGCTGCGCGTCACAAATTACTTGATGTAATTGGAGACCTTGCACTTATCGGTACCAGGATTAAAGGTAAAGTTATAGCAAACAAACCGGGACATTTTGTAAATACCCAGTTTGCTAAGAAAATGTCTAAAATCATTAAAATTGAAGAGCGCAACCAGGTACCGGTTTACGACCTGCACAAAGAGCCTTTAATGGATGTTAACAAAATAATGAGCATGTTGCCGCACCGTCCACCATTTTTATTGGTTGACAAAATCCTTGAGATGAGCGACAACCATGTTGTAGGACTTAAAAATGTGACTATGAACGAAAGTTTCTTCGTAGGTCATTTCCCTGGCGCACCGGTTATGCCCGGAGTACTTATTGTAGAGGCTATGGCGCAATGTGGAGGAATTTTAGTGCTAAGTTCTGTTCCTGATCCGGATAATTACCTGACTTACTTTATGAAAATGGATAATGTTAAGTTTAAGAATAAAGTGCTTCCGGGCGATACACTTGTGTTTAAATGCGATCTGATATCTCCAATCCGCAGAGGTATCTGCCATATGCAGGCTAATGCCTATGCAAACGGTAAACTTGTTGCAGAAGCAGAACTAATGGCGCAGATTGTTAAAAACAGCTAA
- a CDS encoding hydrolase, which yields MEITFSLEEIDHAAEQVLTQNIKKTILFHAGMGVGKTTFIKAIARQLGVENMTSSPTFSLVNEYETKNGEILYHFDLYRINTEEEGYDMGLDEYFYSGNLCLIEWPEKTPNLIPIDHTSITIKQLPDGRRHLTVK from the coding sequence ATGGAAATTACATTTTCCCTTGAGGAAATAGACCACGCCGCAGAACAGGTTTTGACACAAAACATTAAAAAAACCATCCTGTTTCATGCAGGTATGGGGGTTGGTAAAACAACATTTATTAAGGCAATAGCGCGTCAGCTTGGAGTTGAAAATATGACTTCAAGCCCTACTTTCTCTCTGGTTAATGAGTACGAAACAAAAAATGGTGAAATATTATACCATTTTGACCTTTACCGTATAAACACCGAAGAGGAAGGGTATGATATGGGACTTGATGAATATTTTTACTCCGGCAACCTATGTCTTATAGAATGGCCAGAGAAAACACCAAATCTTATCCCGATAGACCATACGTCTATTACAATAAAACAGTTACCTGACGGCAGGCGTCACCTGACTGTAAAATAG